Proteins encoded in a region of the Podarcis muralis chromosome 2, rPodMur119.hap1.1, whole genome shotgun sequence genome:
- the RFNG gene encoding beta-1,3-N-acetylglucosaminyltransferase radical fringe isoform X1: MSFSCIKLSKICFLLSVIFCAVLLLLIPKFQAIWKPRSYPQPQPPLPFNGSSNSDITLQLVESSSIDHSDDEANNIVSLVKEELVEEWSHYIITTGRSGLKANRKMNESPINRLDNLMKDHEEPALASAKEKLQLKDIFIAVKTTRKYHRTRLNLLFQTWISQAKGQTFIFTDWDDQELRLRAGDHVINTNCSAVHTRQALCCKMSVEYDKFLESGRKWFCHVDDDNYVNLHNLLHLLSAFSHSQDIYVGRPSLDHPIEAADHVRNDGSTTAKFWFATGGAGFCISRGLALKMSPWASLGSFISTAERIRLPDDCTIGYIIEGLLEVKLLRSPLFHSHLENLQQLRGEAVLKQVTLSYGGPENRRNVVSVGEVFNIQQDPTRFKSVHCLLYPDTGWCPSLTVN; the protein is encoded by the exons ATGAGCTTTTCCTGCATTAAGCTCAGTAAGATCTGCTTCCTGCTCTCAGTTATCTTTTGTGCAGTTCTCCTCTTGCTAATCCCCAAATTCCAGGCCATTTGGAAACCTAGAAGTTATCCGCAGCCACAGCCACCACTTCCTTTTAATGGTTCCAGCAACAGTGACATCACTTTGCAGCTGGTGGAGTCCAGTTCAATTGATCATTCGGATGATGAGGCGAACAATATAGTGTCCTTGGTGAAAGAAGAACTGGTAGAAGAATGGAGTCACTATATCATAACCACTGGGAGATCTGGTCTGAAGGCTAACAGAAAGATGAATGAGAGCCCAATTAATCGATTGGACAATTTGATGAAAGACCATGAGGAACCTGCTTTAGCCTCTGCTAAGGAAAAGCTGCAGTTGAAGGATATCTTTATTGCTGTGAAAACAACAAGGAAGTACCATAGAACAAGGCTGAACTTGCTGTTCCAAACATGGATTTCTCAGGCTAAGGGGCAG acatttATATTCACAGACTGGGATGATCAGGAGCTACGTCTCAGGGCAG ggGACCATGTAATCAATACCAACTGCTCAGCTGTTCACACTCGCCAAGCTCTCTGCTGCAAGATGTCTGTGGAATATGATAAATTCCTAGAGTCTGGGCGAAA GTGGTTTTGTCATGTGGATGATGATAACTATGTGAACCTGCACAATCTCCTGCATCTCCTGTCTGCTTTTTCACACAGCCAAGATATATATGTGGGGAGACCAAGTCTAGACCATCCAATTGAAGCAGCAGACCACGTTCGGAATGACGGATCA ACCACTGCAAAGTTCTGGTTTGCCACAGGTGGTGCCGGGTTCTGCATCAGCAGAGGTCTTGCCCTCAAGATGAGCCCCTGGGCTAG CCTAGGAAGCTTCATCAGCACTGCAGAGAGAATTCGACTCCCCGATGACTGCACCATTGGTTACATTATTGAGGGGCTGTTGGAGGTGAAACTCTTGCGCAGCCCCTTGTTCCACTCTCATCTGGAAAACTTGCAGCAGCTGCGTGGCGAAGCTGTGCTGAAACAG GTTACCTTGAGTTATGGTGGTCCCGAGAACAGGCGCAATGTTGTAAGCGTGGGTGAAGTGTTCAACATACAGCAAGATCCAACTCG ATTCAAATCTGTCCACTGTCTCCTCTACCCTGACACTGGATGGTGCCCCAGTCTAACAGTGAACTGA
- the RFNG gene encoding beta-1,3-N-acetylglucosaminyltransferase radical fringe isoform X2 has protein sequence MSFSCIKLSKICFLLSVIFCAVLLLLIPKFQAIWKPRSYPQPQPPLPFNGSSNSDITLQLVESSSIDHSDDEANNIVSLVKEELVEEWSHYIITTGRSGLKANRKMNESPINRLDNLMKDHEEPALASAKEKLQLKDIFIAVKTTRKYHRTRLNLLFQTWISQAKGQTFIFTDWDDQELRLRAGDHVINTNCSAVHTRQALCCKMSVEYDKFLESGRKWFCHVDDDNYVNLHNLLHLLSAFSHSQDIYVGRPSLDHPIEAADHVRNDGSTTAKFWFATGGAGFCISRGLALKMSPWASLGSFISTAERIRLPDDCTIGYIIEGLLEVKLLRSPLFHSHLENLQQLRGEAVLKQIQICPLSPLP, from the exons ATGAGCTTTTCCTGCATTAAGCTCAGTAAGATCTGCTTCCTGCTCTCAGTTATCTTTTGTGCAGTTCTCCTCTTGCTAATCCCCAAATTCCAGGCCATTTGGAAACCTAGAAGTTATCCGCAGCCACAGCCACCACTTCCTTTTAATGGTTCCAGCAACAGTGACATCACTTTGCAGCTGGTGGAGTCCAGTTCAATTGATCATTCGGATGATGAGGCGAACAATATAGTGTCCTTGGTGAAAGAAGAACTGGTAGAAGAATGGAGTCACTATATCATAACCACTGGGAGATCTGGTCTGAAGGCTAACAGAAAGATGAATGAGAGCCCAATTAATCGATTGGACAATTTGATGAAAGACCATGAGGAACCTGCTTTAGCCTCTGCTAAGGAAAAGCTGCAGTTGAAGGATATCTTTATTGCTGTGAAAACAACAAGGAAGTACCATAGAACAAGGCTGAACTTGCTGTTCCAAACATGGATTTCTCAGGCTAAGGGGCAG acatttATATTCACAGACTGGGATGATCAGGAGCTACGTCTCAGGGCAG ggGACCATGTAATCAATACCAACTGCTCAGCTGTTCACACTCGCCAAGCTCTCTGCTGCAAGATGTCTGTGGAATATGATAAATTCCTAGAGTCTGGGCGAAA GTGGTTTTGTCATGTGGATGATGATAACTATGTGAACCTGCACAATCTCCTGCATCTCCTGTCTGCTTTTTCACACAGCCAAGATATATATGTGGGGAGACCAAGTCTAGACCATCCAATTGAAGCAGCAGACCACGTTCGGAATGACGGATCA ACCACTGCAAAGTTCTGGTTTGCCACAGGTGGTGCCGGGTTCTGCATCAGCAGAGGTCTTGCCCTCAAGATGAGCCCCTGGGCTAG CCTAGGAAGCTTCATCAGCACTGCAGAGAGAATTCGACTCCCCGATGACTGCACCATTGGTTACATTATTGAGGGGCTGTTGGAGGTGAAACTCTTGCGCAGCCCCTTGTTCCACTCTCATCTGGAAAACTTGCAGCAGCTGCGTGGCGAAGCTGTGCTGAAACAG ATTCAAATCTGTCCACTGTCTCCTCTACCCTGA